CGTGCCGAACTGCTGGATGGTGGAGCCCGAGAACCCCGCCCGGTCCACCGTCTGGCGGATGGCATCGGCCTGGGGCGGCTTGGTGAAATGCACCTGCATCAGCGTGCCGCCCGTGAATTCGATGCTGTACCGCGCCCCGCGAATGCCGAGCGCGGCGAGTCCGATGACGATGAACGCGATCGTGGCAATGGCGGCGTGCCGCCAGTACTTGATGAAGTCGTAGCTGGTGCCGTGAAGAATGCGCAGCATTTAGATGCTCAACGTCTGGGCGCCGCGCGAGCGGTTCAGCCACAGGAGGAAGAAGGTTCGCACGACGAAGATGGCCGCGACCATGGACGCCACGACACCGGCGATCAGGGTGACCGCGAACCCGCGCACAGGGCCGCTGCCCCACTGGTACAGCACCGAGGCGGTGAGGATGGTCGACACGTTGGAGTCGATGATGGCCGGCATCGCGTGGCGGAATCCCTCGTCGATGGCGGTGCGCACCGTCTTGCCGCGGTCGAGCTCTTCACGAATGCGCTCGAAGATCAGCACGTTTGCATCCACGGCGATGCCGATGGACAGCACCATGCCGGCCAACCCGGGCAACGTGAGCACGGCGTTGAAACCGGCCAACGTGGCGAGCGTGAACAACACGTACAACGCGAGGCCGCCCACGGCGAGCAACCCCGAGAACCGGTAGTAGATGGTGAGGATGAGCACGATCGCGATGACGGCGATGAGCCCGGCGCGGAATCCCTTGTTGATGGAGTCCTGGCCCAGCGACGGCCCGATGACGCGCGTCTCGGCCACGCGAAGCGGCACGGGGAGCGCGCCGGCCCGCAGGACGAGCGCCAGATCCTGCGCGGCGGCGAGATCCTTGCCGCCCATGGTGATCTGCCCCCGCGTCCCGATGGCCGACTGGATGACCGGCGGCCGACCCATGACGCGATCATCGAGCACGATCGCCATGTAGTCGTTCACGTGCTTGCCGGTCTCGTTGCGGAACCGCCGTCCGCCCTCGTTGTTGAGGGTGAACTCCACCACCGTACCGTCGGTGGGGGACTGCGTAGGACGCGCGTCGGTGAGGTAATCGCCGGTGATGATCGGCGTGGCATCGGTGACGTAGAGCGCCTTGTACCACTGCGATCCCATGTTCGTGGAGTCGGTGCCCCAGAGAATCCGCTTGCCCGGCGGCATCGCCGCCTGGATGGCGGGCAGCTGGAGCCAGCCCTCGACCGCGGGGACCTTGTCGAACGCCACGAAGTATTCCCCGGGCATCCCGCCCTGGGAGATGGCGCCGGAGAACGCGCCCGCCGCGTTGGCGCCGAGCGAATCGACGTTGGTGGTGTCGCTCTTCTTCCCGGCCGTGTCCTTCTTGGCGGCGGCCCCCTTGGTGGTATCACCGCCGGTGAGCAGGCCCTGCAGGCCCGCGGGCGCGGCAGGCTTGGCGCCGGCCACCGGTTTGCCGGCAGCCACGGCCCCGCCCGCGTCCTTGATGATCTGATCGAAGCGCGGCAGCACCTTCTCGAGCGCCTTGGTCTTGTCGGTGATCAGGAACTCGAGGAAGGCCTGCTTCTTGACGATGTTCTCGGCGCGCTGCGGATCGTCGTAGCCCGGGATCTCGACCATGATGCGGTCGTTGCCCACCTTCTGGACCACCGATTCCGACACGCCGAATCCCTCGATGCGGGTTCGGACGGTCTTGAGGGCGCGGTCGATCGCGTCAGCCACCTTGCTGGCCGGGATCGCCTGCTTGGACTGATCGATCTCGAGCGTCAGGTGGATGCCGCCCTGCAGATCGAGGCCCTTACGAAGCGGAACGTGGCGCTCGGTGGTGTCGTGGAGGATGCCGTCGGCCCCACGATACTGCACCGTCTCATTACGCGGCACCAGCGCCCAGATGGACATCAGGCACAAGGCGGCGATGGTCAGGAGGCGATACTTCAGGTTGGACATGCGACTTCGGTGGGAGAAATGAGTTTACCCGGAACCTATAAGGCTATCCAGCAGGCAGAACTACGTCAACGCACGACGGGCACTTTGCGCGTCGATTTTCAGCTGTGCGACCAGCGCTTCGGGACCACTGAACTTTAGCGTGTCCCGGAGCCGAGCCACGAACTCCACCGCCACCGGACGGCCGTACCAGTCCCCGCCGGCCTCGAACAGGTGCGCTTCCAGCGCGATCGCGTCGTCGCCGAAGGTGGGACGGGGACCGAGGTTCAGCATGCCGCCCAGCGTGCCGGCGGCGCTCGCGATGCGCACCGCATACACGCCCACCGGGGGCAGTAGCTTGCGCGGTGAGGGGAGGGCCAGGTTGATGGTGGGGAACCCCAGCAGGCGCCCCCGCCCCGCCCCAGCGACCACGCGTCCGAGCGCCTCGTAGGGCCGGCCAAGCCCCCGGACGGCGCCGGCGAGATCGCCGGACCGCACGGCATCGCGGATCACGCTCGACGACACGCGCTCCCCGTTGAGCAGCGTCACCTCGTCGACGACCTCGGCCGTGAAGCCCGACGTCCTGGCGATCCGCTCCACCAACTCGGCGTCGCCTTCCCGGCCGTGGCCGAATCCATGGTCGTGGCCGATGAGCAGGGCGCGCAGCCGGTAGCGCCCCACGAGGACGTCGCGAATGAACGCCTCGGCGCTCAGGGCCGCGAACGCCCGCGTGAACGGTATCTCGGCCACGTAGTCCACCCCGCAGCCGGCCAGTTCGAGCAGCTTCTCCTCGCGCACCGTGAGGCGGTCGGGGGCGGAGGCCGGCTGGAGGATCTCCAGGGGATGCGGCTCGAAGGTGACGACCAACGACGGGAGCCCGAGTTCCGCGGCGCGCTCGCGCAGGCGGGCGAGGACGTGCTGGTGGCCGCGATGCACGCCGTCGAAGGTGCCCACCGTGATCACCGCGCCGGTGACGTTGGGCGGGAGCGCCGAACGGACCTCAGCCATCCAGCAGCACCACTCTGGGCTGCCAGCGGTCGTCGTCGCGGAAGGCGACCGCGACGAGATCGCCGTTGGCGGTGAGGGCCGCGCGGTCGCCGGGCACTCGGGCCGGGATGGCGCGCCCGTGCGCCACGAAGGGCAGTTCGTCGGCGGCCAGCGGCTGCTCGGGAAGCTGGGCCACGGCGTCGCGCAGCGGACGGACGGCGGCCGTTCCCTGCCGCACCGCATCGAGCGAGGCCGCGTCGGCGACGTCGAACCGGCCGGCACGAATGCGGCGCAGGGCCACGAGGTGCGCGGCGCTGCCGGCGGCGATGCCGAGGTCGCGGGCGAGGGCGCGCACGTAGGTGCCGCCGCCACACGACACCGTGACGTCCAGATCGTCGCCGCGGCGCGCGCGCACGGTCCACATGTGCACGCGCACCAGCACGGGAGCGAGGTCCAGGGGGCGGCCGCGCCGGGCGGCGGCGTAGGCGCGCACGCCCTTGACCTGCTTGGCGGAGTAGGCCGGCGGGCGCTGTTCGAGATCTCCGACCATTCCGGCCAGGGCGGCATCGACCGCCGCCGCCGACGGCGCCGGCGCCTCGCGCACGACGGCGCCGGTGGCATCGTCGGAGTCGGTCTCGGCGCCGAAGCGGATGGTCGCCTCGTACACCTTGGGCTCGGCGTCGAGGTACGGCACGAGGCGGGTGCCGCGGCCCATGAGGAGGACGAGCAGGCCGGTGGCGAAGGGGTCGAGGGTGCCGGCGTGCCCCACGCGCGGCTGTTCGAAGGCCCGACGCACCACCGCCACGACGTCGTGTGAGGTCATGCCGGCGGGTTTGTCGACGAGCAGCAGGCCGTCAGTCGTCCTGGGCTCCATCCACCGGCTTTCCTTCGCGAACCTTGGCGAGGAGCGACTCGATGCGGGCGGCGCGGGCGATGCTCTCGTCGAGCTTGAACGTGATTTCCGGCGCCAGCCGGAGCTGGAGCGCGCGGCCGACGCGGGAGCGAAGGTGGGGCGCGAGGCTGTCCAGCCCCTCGACCGTGGCCGCGCGCTCGGCCTCCGAGCCCATGATGCTCACGAACACCTTGGCGTGGCGCAGGTCACGCGTCACGTCGACGCCGGTGACCGTCACCAGCCCGACCACACGCGGGTCCTTCACGCCTTCGGCCAGGAACATGGCCACGACTTCGCGGATGGCTTCCGCGACACGGTCCGGCCGTCGATTGTCTGCGCTCATTGGCACTCATACCCCGTCCCCGCGCGCGGCAGCGCCACGCGCGGCGACCGATCAGGTGGCGGGCGACGAGCCAAGGGACCGCGCAATCTCCTCGGTCCGGTAGCACTCGATCACGTCTCCCACCTTGATATCGTTGAAGTTCTCGATGCCGATGCCGCACTCGAAGCCGTCCTTCACTTCCCGCACGTCGTCCTTGAAACGGCGCAGCGAGGAGATCGCGCCGTCGTAGATCTCGACGCCGTCGCGAATGACGCGGACGCGGCCCTGCCGATTGATCACGCCGCTGCGGACGTAGCAGCCAGCGATGGTTCCGATGCGCGACACCTTGAAGATCTCGCGCGCCTCGGCTTCGCCGAACACCACCTCGCGCCGTTCGGGACGCAGCATGCCCTCGAGGGCGGCGCGCACGTCG
This window of the Gemmatimonadaceae bacterium genome carries:
- the secD gene encoding protein translocase subunit SecD, whose product is MSNLKYRLLTIAALCLMSIWALVPRNETVQYRGADGILHDTTERHVPLRKGLDLQGGIHLTLEIDQSKQAIPASKVADAIDRALKTVRTRIEGFGVSESVVQKVGNDRIMVEIPGYDDPQRAENIVKKQAFLEFLITDKTKALEKVLPRFDQIIKDAGGAVAAGKPVAGAKPAAPAGLQGLLTGGDTTKGAAAKKDTAGKKSDTTNVDSLGANAAGAFSGAISQGGMPGEYFVAFDKVPAVEGWLQLPAIQAAMPPGKRILWGTDSTNMGSQWYKALYVTDATPIITGDYLTDARPTQSPTDGTVVEFTLNNEGGRRFRNETGKHVNDYMAIVLDDRVMGRPPVIQSAIGTRGQITMGGKDLAAAQDLALVLRAGALPVPLRVAETRVIGPSLGQDSINKGFRAGLIAVIAIVLILTIYYRFSGLLAVGGLALYVLFTLATLAGFNAVLTLPGLAGMVLSIGIAVDANVLIFERIREELDRGKTVRTAIDEGFRHAMPAIIDSNVSTILTASVLYQWGSGPVRGFAVTLIAGVVASMVAAIFVVRTFFLLWLNRSRGAQTLSI
- a CDS encoding bifunctional riboflavin kinase/FAD synthetase encodes the protein MAEVRSALPPNVTGAVITVGTFDGVHRGHQHVLARLRERAAELGLPSLVVTFEPHPLEILQPASAPDRLTVREEKLLELAGCGVDYVAEIPFTRAFAALSAEAFIRDVLVGRYRLRALLIGHDHGFGHGREGDAELVERIARTSGFTAEVVDEVTLLNGERVSSSVIRDAVRSGDLAGAVRGLGRPYEALGRVVAGAGRGRLLGFPTINLALPSPRKLLPPVGVYAVRIASAAGTLGGMLNLGPRPTFGDDAIALEAHLFEAGGDWYGRPVAVEFVARLRDTLKFSGPEALVAQLKIDAQSARRALT
- the truB gene encoding tRNA pseudouridine(55) synthase TruB, coding for MEPRTTDGLLLVDKPAGMTSHDVVAVVRRAFEQPRVGHAGTLDPFATGLLVLLMGRGTRLVPYLDAEPKVYEATIRFGAETDSDDATGAVVREAPAPSAAAVDAALAGMVGDLEQRPPAYSAKQVKGVRAYAAARRGRPLDLAPVLVRVHMWTVRARRGDDLDVTVSCGGGTYVRALARDLGIAAGSAAHLVALRRIRAGRFDVADAASLDAVRQGTAAVRPLRDAVAQLPEQPLAADELPFVAHGRAIPARVPGDRAALTANGDLVAVAFRDDDRWQPRVVLLDG
- the rbfA gene encoding 30S ribosome-binding factor RbfA, yielding MSADNRRPDRVAEAIREVVAMFLAEGVKDPRVVGLVTVTGVDVTRDLRHAKVFVSIMGSEAERAATVEGLDSLAPHLRSRVGRALQLRLAPEITFKLDESIARAARIESLLAKVREGKPVDGAQDD